A single window of Archangium gephyra DNA harbors:
- the ppdK gene encoding pyruvate, phosphate dikinase, which translates to MPRRARKTPLTKNRRRTRPEPRVSKASRAAKASRAAKASREKWVYLFDEGRGDMKELLGGKGANLAEMTRIGLPVPPGFIVTTRACNAFLAAGNQFPQGLWEQALAALRKLEKRAGRSFGDPDNALLVSCRSGARFSMPGMMDTLLNLGLNNAVVEGLAAETGDARFAYDAYRRLVQMFGTVVLDLPDEPFEHVLEEYRRQRGLENDAALPAEDLKAITQSFQRLIREKSGRDFPQEPIEQLRLATEAVFRSWNGKRAVDYRNAAGIAHDLGTAVNIVTMVFGNRGEDSGTGVVTTRNVSTGEREMEGDYLSNAQGEDVVSGTRPTLRISALKELHPKLYAQLERYCEKLERHFRDVQDVEFTIEQGKLWMLQTRDAKRTAQAAVRIAVELAWEKRISRQEAVLRVKPEQIDFFLHPQFAPAEKKAARERGDLLATGLNVSPGAASGVVALDADTAERWSKEEKKAVVMVRPETKPDDVHGMLAAQGILTSRGGRTSHAALVARQFGKPAVVGVSAMEVDCEKRQLTIAGRVLREGDTVSIDGTTGELFAGKLETVIPDLKDPHILELLRWADGFREMGVYANADYPRDAERARELGAEGIGLCRTEHMFFETDRLPHVQRMILARSDAERDEALATLLPFQREDFLGLFRTMKGQPVTIRLIDPPLHEFLPSHDELLHDVTALETRLELLKGKPEAKGLEERLAQKRRLLEAVESMRETNPMLGLRGVRLGIHLPALVRMQVRAIFEAACQCTREGVRVFPKVMIPLIAHSNELRVEKELLESEARAVMKEQRVKVAYQFGTMIEIPRAALTADQIAQDAEFFSFGTNDLTQTTYGISRDDAETGFLGEYLQKRILPENPFATIDQRGVGVLMEMAVKLGRGTRPKLNIGICGEHGGDPKTIAFCHRIGLDYVSCSPYRVPIARLAAAHAALRLET; encoded by the coding sequence ATGCCCCGCCGCGCCCGGAAGACTCCGCTCACCAAGAATCGCCGCCGCACCCGCCCCGAGCCCCGCGTCTCCAAGGCCTCCCGCGCCGCCAAGGCCTCCCGCGCCGCCAAGGCCTCGCGGGAGAAGTGGGTGTACCTCTTCGACGAGGGCCGCGGGGACATGAAGGAGCTGCTGGGCGGCAAGGGGGCCAACCTCGCCGAGATGACGCGCATCGGGCTGCCCGTGCCGCCCGGCTTCATCGTCACCACCCGGGCCTGCAACGCCTTCCTCGCCGCGGGCAACCAGTTCCCCCAGGGCCTCTGGGAGCAGGCGCTCGCGGCGCTGCGCAAGCTGGAGAAGCGCGCGGGCCGCTCCTTCGGAGACCCGGACAACGCCCTGCTCGTGTCCTGCCGCTCCGGCGCGCGCTTCTCCATGCCCGGGATGATGGACACCCTCCTCAACCTCGGGTTGAACAACGCGGTGGTGGAGGGCCTCGCCGCCGAGACGGGGGATGCGCGCTTCGCCTATGACGCCTACCGGCGCCTGGTGCAGATGTTCGGCACGGTGGTGCTGGACCTGCCCGACGAGCCCTTCGAGCATGTGCTGGAGGAGTACCGGCGCCAGCGCGGCCTGGAGAACGACGCGGCGCTGCCCGCCGAGGACTTGAAGGCCATCACCCAGTCCTTCCAGCGCCTCATCCGAGAGAAGAGCGGGCGGGACTTCCCCCAGGAGCCCATCGAGCAGCTGCGGCTGGCCACCGAGGCGGTGTTCCGCAGCTGGAATGGCAAGCGCGCGGTGGACTACCGCAACGCGGCCGGCATCGCGCATGACCTGGGCACGGCCGTCAACATCGTCACCATGGTGTTCGGCAACCGGGGCGAGGACTCGGGCACCGGCGTGGTGACGACGCGCAACGTGTCCACGGGCGAGCGGGAGATGGAGGGCGACTACCTCTCCAATGCCCAGGGCGAGGACGTGGTCTCGGGCACGCGCCCCACGCTGCGCATCTCCGCGCTGAAGGAGCTGCACCCCAAGCTCTACGCCCAGTTGGAGCGCTACTGCGAGAAGCTCGAGCGGCACTTCCGCGACGTGCAGGACGTCGAGTTCACCATCGAGCAGGGCAAGCTGTGGATGCTGCAGACGCGGGATGCCAAGCGCACGGCGCAGGCGGCGGTGCGCATCGCGGTGGAGCTGGCCTGGGAGAAGCGCATCTCCCGCCAGGAGGCCGTGTTGCGGGTGAAGCCGGAGCAGATCGACTTCTTCCTGCACCCCCAGTTCGCCCCGGCCGAAAAGAAGGCGGCCCGGGAGCGGGGGGACCTGCTGGCCACCGGGTTGAACGTGTCGCCGGGCGCGGCCAGTGGCGTGGTGGCCCTGGACGCCGACACCGCCGAGCGCTGGAGCAAGGAGGAGAAGAAGGCCGTCGTCATGGTGCGCCCCGAGACGAAGCCGGACGACGTGCACGGCATGCTCGCGGCGCAGGGCATCCTCACCAGCCGGGGCGGGCGCACCAGCCACGCCGCGCTGGTGGCACGGCAGTTCGGCAAGCCCGCGGTGGTGGGCGTCTCGGCCATGGAGGTGGACTGCGAGAAGCGGCAGCTCACCATCGCCGGGCGCGTCCTGCGCGAGGGGGACACCGTCTCCATCGACGGCACCACCGGCGAGCTCTTCGCGGGCAAGCTGGAGACCGTCATCCCGGACCTGAAGGACCCGCACATCCTCGAGCTGCTGCGGTGGGCGGACGGCTTCCGTGAGATGGGCGTGTACGCGAACGCGGACTATCCGCGTGACGCCGAGCGGGCCCGGGAGCTGGGCGCCGAGGGCATCGGCCTGTGCCGCACCGAGCACATGTTCTTCGAGACGGACCGCCTGCCCCACGTGCAGCGGATGATTCTCGCCCGGAGCGACGCGGAGCGGGACGAGGCGCTCGCGACGCTGCTCCCCTTCCAGCGCGAGGACTTCCTCGGGCTGTTCCGGACGATGAAGGGACAGCCCGTCACCATCCGCCTCATCGACCCGCCCCTGCACGAGTTCCTCCCCAGCCACGACGAGCTGCTGCACGACGTCACCGCGCTGGAGACCCGGCTGGAGCTGCTGAAGGGCAAGCCCGAGGCGAAGGGGCTGGAGGAGCGGCTCGCCCAGAAGCGGCGCCTGCTGGAGGCGGTGGAGTCGATGCGCGAGACCAACCCCATGCTTGGCCTGCGCGGGGTGCGGCTGGGCATCCACCTGCCGGCGCTCGTCCGCATGCAGGTGCGGGCCATCTTCGAGGCCGCGTGCCAGTGCACCCGGGAGGGCGTGCGCGTCTTCCCCAAGGTGATGATTCCGCTCATCGCGCACAGCAACGAGCTGCGCGTGGAGAAGGAGCTGCTCGAGAGCGAGGCCCGCGCGGTGATGAAGGAGCAGCGCGTGAAGGTGGCGTACCAGTTCGGGACGATGATCGAGATCCCCCGGGCCGCGCTCACCGCGGACCAGATCGCCCAGGACGCCGAGTTCTTCTCGTTCGGGACGAACGACCTCACGCAGACGACCTACGGCATCTCGCGGGATGACGCGGAGACGGGCTTCCTCGGCGAGTACCTCCAGAAGCGCATCCTCCCGGAGAATCCCTTCGCCACGATTGATCAGCGGGGCGTGGGGGTGCTCATGGAGATGGCGGTGAAGCTGGGCCGGGGGACGCGGCCGAAGCTGAACATCGGCATCTGCGGCGAGCACGGCGGAGACCCCAAGACGATCGCCTTCTGCCACCGCATCGGGCTGGACTACGTGTCGTGCTCGCCCTACCGGGTGCCCATCGCGCGCCTGGCCGCGGCCCATGCCGCGCTCAGGCTCGAGACCTGA